The DNA sequence GTTGGCCAAATTGAAGGTATGTTTGGATCTTTGTTTCTGAGAGTTAGCTTAGCTGTGGGAATTGAATGGCGATTGATATTTGCTTGAGCCTGAACTGAATAATGTGGGATGGGAGAAGTATAGATCGAGAGGGTAAATTATTCGGGAGTAGAATCGTCTTTAGAATTTAATACGATATTGCTCTAGTCGCTTTCTTCATCCAGAACTTATGATTTGTGAGAGTACAACATCTTCACTTGGATTGCTGTTGAAGTCTTAGTGCATTATGATTTGTATGTGCACTTTTTGATATGTTTTCTTTGCAACTTAGATGCTGTTCTAATGCAGTTCCTTTTTCTTGTGTTTCATTTCAGGGCCTaccattttattttttcaagAAAATGCTGGAAGTATCCTGGTGTTAGATATTAGGATTAAGTTGTGGTTATTTTGTATATTCGTTTCTTCACCCAGTTCAGTATGCTTTTAAATGCCTTAACTACTGTCTTAGATATTGCTCATCGTCTTGAAATGGTTCGCATAATGTTACAGCAGTTACAATGCAATGTTTTCATGCTTTCCTACCGAGGGTATGAGTTTGCACTTGACAATTTAATGGTGATGTTTGAATGTAGCTATTTCAGCTGCTTTATCTTGATAAGCATGGACACGCCATCTTCTAACCGGATTGGCACtgatttgttatatatatattcaattacaCAGCTATGGAGCAAGTGATGGCTATCCTTCTCAGCATGGAATTACTAAGGATGCTCAGGTATGCATTTTGGTTAGTGCCTCTATTTTGGTTAAATACTTCTCTCAaaacttttcttattttatcaccATCTTGTTCCCAGGTTGCACTGGATCATCTTTGTCAAAGGTCTGACATTGATACATCTAGAATAGTTGTATTTGGAAGATCACTTGGGGGTGCAGTTGGAGCTGTACTAACAAAGAATAACCCTGACAAGGTACCTCCGTTTAATTCTAAGCAGCAGCCTGTTTGTGTACTGCTAATGTTCATTCTCATTTGGCCTTCTTTCTACGTTCTAGGTTGCTGCACTGATACTGGAAAATACTTTCACATCTATTTTGGATATGGCTGGTGTTTTATTACCTTTTCTGAAATGGTTTATTGGCGGTAGTAGTTCAAAAGGCAAGATACTCAATTTTCTTGTACGTTCTCCATGGAGCACTATTGATGTTGTTGGTCAGGTGAGGGACACTGGAAATGCAAGGTTTGGGTTATCAATCCCTGGATGGAGTGGTGTGTTTGTTCATTCTCTTTTACTATGTTATTTGCAGATCAAGCAGCCCATTCTTTTTCTCTCCGGATTGCAAGATGAGATGGTCCCCCCATCACATATGCAAATGCTTTATGCAAAGGCAGCTACTCGTAATAATCGATGTCTTTTTGTGGAATTTCCTACCGGAATGCATATGGATACTTGGCTTGCTGGTGGTGATCAATATTGGAGAACAATTCAGCAGTTTCTAGAACAGCATGCCCCAGTGAAAAAGGAAGTTGAATCGTCCCAAAATGAAAATGGTAATAACAGTTtcttttcatgctgtttttcacCATTGGGATGAGTTATGAAAGTGGAACTGCATTTGCTGAATAATTATTTTGTCGGAGCTTTATCCAATTTTTCATTTTGAGCTGTGGAAGTTTTCTTTCTTTGTTGTCTTTTCCCACTTTTATATTGCCCTGCACTTCATCCTCTGTTTTTCTTACACTCCATCTAGTTATTGTTTTCACCCTTCTTTAACTCTTTTTCTTTAGCATTAATTTTATTCCAACATTCTTTgttacccttgctaacttaattATGGTTTTAATACTGCTGCCAGATATTGGGCCGAGGTGATTGGCTGGCATTAGATTATTTCAATGATACTAATtggctaactaaggattcaaacagTTTATgccctttgaagttgcagcccttaaGAGCTCTCTGTGAGAAGATGATTCTAGACATGCTGAACCGTGTCGGACTATTTCATTGGATATTTTGGGTTGCTTGTGCTTTCCTGAAGCTAGAAGATGCCCAGACAGTTTGTGATTCACTTTTGCTACACTGTTTGGCATCTACAATCTGGATGCTGGATCGAATTTGACAAATGACATGTAGAATAAGAATTATTTACCAGAGATAATTTATACGTCTAGTTAATTGTTGTAATATACTCATATATATTGTTCGTATGAATAGGTTCGCGGTTTTCAAATTTCATACTAACGCAAACTGAGAAAGTGTTACTGATACCTGCGAGTTGATACTGGATTCTTTGatgtttttattaattctttatACAGAACATTGAGTTTTGTTTGATGATTGATTTTTGTGCATGAGCTGTAGATAGTTGATATCCGAGTCAGGTTTAACTCAGGTAACAAGTAACAACAGCTTGATACGATTTTAAACTTTGAGGAAAACAGTGAAGAGACTAGTTTTATTGCGTACCCTAGGATTTCTTAAATTAGTTCGATGTTCAAGATGATGCTGATATATACTAGTAAGTGTTGAGTAGTCAGGGAGATTGatattcatatatttatttatttatttgtaataaAATAGATGATATCATGATAGTATACTTGTTATTAATATGCCAGGTTGGTGCACCATTTGGAAACTTTATGTAGACATAACATTTAATATTTGATGGCTTGTAGGTTCTGATCATGTTAGGCATGAGATGGACGAGAACGCAAGGGTGGAAGTTGAACATGCGTGTTATATTTATAGTTCCTGTAATGATGTTCCACCCATTCGTGGAACTGCCCTACAAAATTCTGGATGTATACACAAGCAAGTAAGCTTTTAGAGTGCGTAAATACAGTTGATGCGTGTGCATTACAAACCAAACCCCCCATAGTGGAACAATTGAAAAACATATCTTAATCTCTCATGTAGCATTTATCTGAGGGGGAAGTCCTGTTTGATTTGTGCTCTGCCAAAACCAAACAATCTCCAGTTTGAGGTTCACACGCCTAACGCAATTTTAAGAGCCGTATAACATTGCTTGAGAGTCTGAGACGACCTCAAGAATGAAGCTGAATTTACACACTACAGTCAACGGTCAACGTGGTCTTCTAGTTTCATTCCGTATAATGATATTGGGATTCCTGATAGGTGAGTTTAATGCTGTCAGATCCACCCGTTTATCTCCAGTACCATACATACGGTATGATATACTCCACAATATGTCAGTAGGTTGCACCTTAGAGGTGAGTGGAGCATTACATGTGGAAACAGGCTTTGACTTGAGGAATGGATTCTTTTCGCACTTTCCCATTCCGTTAGCAAGCAGCCAGCGGGAACCAGATTTTTGGTGTCTTGATGTGCCCCAAGACCTCCAATCCTTCTTCTTGTAGGCAGGCTCAGTTTTCAAGCCTGCAACATGCACTTCTGTGATTCTGAACTGAGGAATTCCCTCCCCTTCTGAAGGTTTCTCTGTCTCAACCTTGCCTATTGTTTTACAATCATCATCCTCTTCTTCATCGGTGTTACCTACCTCAGATAGATTCCTGGGCTTTGGTGGGAAGAACTCCCTCTTGACTTGTATAAGAGCAAGCATTGGTGTTCCAACAGACTCAAAATATCTCAGAGGATCACGAAGTTGCACCATTAATGCTACTGTGAAATTGTTTCCCAGCAAACCATGTTTCCTCTCAGGTTCGTTTCCTCGTTTCCTCTTGATATTTGAAATCCGATGAATTAAATCAAGGGAGTTAACATGATGGGCAGCTAGAATTTTGGATGTATGCTCATTGATATTATCTATATCATCAATCTCGCCAGAATCTAACCTCATCCATTCATCAAGACTCAATGATAAGCTCATTATCCCATCAACAACACTGCTATCTTTTGTTTCTATCAACCCCAAAGCAACAGCTTCATCGGACTCGTTACTGTTATTTCCCTTAGCATGCAGAGCTGAAATATCCCCAAAGGATTGCGCGGTGATGTTTGATGGTGCATCCGTCTCCTCCATCCCAGATTGTATTCTCAAACCCTCCATTGCAAGTGCTTCTATTTTATCCATAGCCAATGGAGCTAGAGCTTCAAATGCAACAAACTCTGAGCCTGTCTGGTTGCCAACTGAACCAGATGATGTTCCCTTCAATCCTCTTAGCACACAAGTTGTATCTTCTTGTGTTACCAAGTTATGTTGCAAATGGCATTGTCTACATAAAGTAAAGACAATTCACTCAGTAAAAGATTCCGACAGAATTAACGATAAACTATATATGCAACTCCAAGACTAGTGATCAGTAAAAATGACAAACCTCTCTTTTCCCTTTATTGTCATAGCTTCCCATGCTATTTGTTGTATTGTCTTCCCTGTAATATCTTCCAGAGGCATTAACTTCTTTGCCAGCATCGAAAGCTTTTCAATTCCCATCAAAGCCAAACATTGTACAATCTCCATCATCCCAGAACCCATTTCTGCAGGTACCACAACAGGGTGAGAAATCTGCATGACTAGTCTCCCACTACTTCTACTATTCTTGAAAAGTGAAGGACTCATAGATCGTAGAAACCCTCCGTTACTTGTCTGAAGACAATGGCCTAAACCCTCTGCCAATGGAGGTAAGCGTAAAGGCTCTTCAGGTAGTGCATGAATTGGACTTTCATAGCTAGCATAGTTTTTTGGTGGAGAATATTGAAAAGCCTTCTCATTCAAACCCAACTCACACGTTAAGGCTTCTGTTTCCATCTCTTCTAACGCCTGTGCCTTTTCTTCGCTCATATGCTGGAGCTGAACTAGATGCCCTGCATGAAGATCTTCTGAAAAGGATGATGACTTGATACAATTAGAGAAGTTCAAGGGCTCTGATCCAATAGAAGTTTCGTGAGCATCATCTATTTCATTATTACTTCCCTTATCAACATCAAACGATGAGAAGTCCTCAGACCTACTGTCCATCTCAAATTGTGTTACAAGGCGCTCTCTTGGAGATTCGAGCCCACTTTTAGGACTCAACTTCATTGGACTATCGTCTATGCCAAGCATGCTTAAAAATGAACCCGTGACATCATCCAAGCtatatgtgtttcttttcttgtatTCAGTTTTGGCTTCCATGATCATAGGAGAATCTTTGACACTGATCAATGCTGACTCTATTTCTTGCAAGAGTAGTTCTTTGTGAGAAAACTCATGTACTATAGCCTTTTCCTCAGCACCATCGTTGACCTCATCCTCGGAATCATGTTTAACAGCAGTTTCAAGGATGCTGGTACTGTCAAATTTATGATCATCGACAAGAGCCTTTGCAGTGCATACCTCTAATTTTACATGTTCATCTGATGAGCATTCAATGCCCCTATCAACAGCAGAAAATCCATCTCCTTCCCATTCTTCAGGATTTTCTTCTTGTCCAGACACTTGTGCCACTACCTCCAAATCTTTAACACTGTCCAAAGCTGAATCTGCTTCTTGCAAGGGAAGTTTTTGGGTGCACAAGTCATCTTGGTGATAAAATTCACATACTAGAGCCTTTTCCTGCGTATCATGTTTAACAGTATCTTGAGAAGATCCTTGTTCAGCAACACTATCAAGTGTATTGGTACTGTTAAATGTATGCTTTTTAACAACAGCCTTCATGGACGATTGCTCTAGATTAACACGTTCATATGATGAAAAAAATTCAATGGCCTTATCAACAACAGAATATCCATTAGATTCACACCCTTCATGCTTTTCATCTCTGGAATTAGTTGATGGAAAATCCTCTGGTTTAACCGTCTCTACATTAACTTGAAACACAAGATATTCTGGTTTGCTACATGCATGAGGAGATGTTTTTTCTTCGATATCTTGATGATTTTTGGGATTCTCGTTTTCAATATCAGGTGAATCTGGTTTGTTAATGTTTTCTTCATAATCTTTAGGTCTGTACGGAGAACATATCTCTTCTATATCAGGACTCTGATGAAAGATGTCTCCTGAGCTAGCTGATTTTGGCAATGGCATTACTTCATGAAGATCCATTACCTCTTCTGCATTTTGGGATGAATAATCCGGGGAAAAGATTGGCAAACTTCCGGTACGCAACAGGTCTGTTTTAGTCAGACCGTGTGCTTTATCCAGTTGCATCGCAGAAGGCGAATCGTTCTGCCCCAACCCCAATTCATTAGGAGAATCCTGATTGCCTATGGTACCATGGGAACCAACCACTACATAACCAAAACTGACATTCATCACTGCACCTTTAGCTGCTCCTGATAATCTAAAACTTGTGCTCCATTTCCCCGAGCTCTTCTCCTCCGAAAGCTCTTCGAGTGTGAGAGGAAGGAACCTTGTGAGATCGACCCGGTGCTTCCCCAAATCAAGTTCTGCAGCACCAACCATGGAAGCATAGAGTGAAGAATGCTTTGGTTCATATTTTGCGGAATTTTGAGGTCGACTCTTACTTCCAGAGATTGTGCAAGTGTATGTCAACATTTGTTCAAACTCAGCAGCACCTAGAATCACCTTGGCAGGGTGTGTCACCATAACATCACGCTTCCTCTTCCAATACACACAGATGCTAGCATCGTTGAAACTAGGAGGCAATCCTTCAATCAAATGGACTTGGAGGGAAAACCGGCATTCGAACTTGCGGTTTCGGGAGAGGGAAAGGGCCTTCAATGAATCCCATATGGACTTCTTCTCCTTGCGCAGATTATCATTTTTACTAGCCTCAGGACTTGATTTAGGATCAGGTAACGGTGCTTTCCTGATGGATTTGAACCGAGTTCTCGGGGTGGAGGATGAATCCTTTGAAGAGCTTCCGTCCAGGCTCAGGGCCTTGCTTATAGATTCAACACCTCTCAAAAACCTTTTTTGCTCTTCAGAAccttgattactcttttctccaTTTTGCTCTTCATAACCTTGTTTGCTCTTGTTTTCTTCCATCTTCAACCTTTGATGACATTATGTTTTGCTCAGAAAAgctttcaaataaataaataaaacaaaaaggtgATTGTACCAATAAGATTAAGCAGAACAAAACCCAGAACCCAGAAAAATGCCATGCAAAATGAACAAAACGCAAAATAGTATATACCAGGTTCCTACAATATTCTATAGAATAAATCGATGAacccaaaaattaaaaaacaaaaaataaaagaaaaagaagaaaatgatggATAGGTTAGATTTAGATCGATTACCGGGTGGCATTGGAAGGAATACCAACATTGGAAGCCAAGGGAGAAGAAAACAATATGCTGCGCAATCCAAGCCTTCGCCACCCCCGTTCTGAAATTCAAAAATGAAGCTCGGTTTTCCTAaaggaattttaaaaaataaagaagggAATTTGAGCGATAAAATGTATAGAGAAAAAGAGAGGAGGAGAAAAGAAGGGAATAATAAATGGGGGGAAAATGAAAGTATAACGAGgattagaagagagaaagagcatGTTGTTGTTAAAGTTTGTTAGTTTCCTTGATTCGTTTCTTAATCCTATCGTTTGTGTCTTAAATTGGCGGTAGCGGGCATATCTTTT is a window from the Arachis hypogaea cultivar Tifrunner chromosome 1, arahy.Tifrunner.gnm2.J5K5, whole genome shotgun sequence genome containing:
- the LOC112696781 gene encoding alpha/beta hydrolase domain-containing protein WAV2 isoform X1, whose protein sequence is MVSYMNVLLYGVGGLVVAGMALLVAFQEKLVYVPVLPGLSKAYAITPSRLSLTYEDIWLTSSDGVRLHAWFIKLFPNCRGPTILFFQENAGNIAHRLEMVRIMLQQLQCNVFMLSYRGYGASDGYPSQHGITKDAQVALDHLCQRSDIDTSRIVVFGRSLGGAVGAVLTKNNPDKVAALILENTFTSILDMAGVLLPFLKWFIGGSSSKGKILNFLVRSPWSTIDVVGQIKQPILFLSGLQDEMVPPSHMQMLYAKAATRNNRCLFVEFPTGMHMDTWLAGGDQYWRTIQQFLEQHAPVKKEVESSQNENALKSSL
- the LOC112696781 gene encoding alpha/beta hydrolase domain-containing protein WAV2 isoform X2, whose product is MVSYMNVLLYGVGGLVVAGMALLVAFQEKLVYVPVLPGLSKAYAITPSRLSLTYEDIWLTSSDGVRLHAWFIKLFPNCRGPTILFFQENAGNIAHRLEMVRIMLQQLQCNVFMLSYRGYGASDGYPSQHGITKDAQVALDHLCQRSDIDTSRIVVFGRSLGGAVGAVLTKNNPDKVAALILENTFTSILDMAGVLLPFLKWFIGGSSSKGKILNFLVRSPWSTIDVVGQIKQPILFLSGLQDEMVPPSHMQMLYAKAATRNNRCLFVEFPTGMHMDTWLAGGDQYWRTIQQFLEQHAPVKKEVESSQNENDIGPR
- the LOC112696794 gene encoding protein PLASTID MOVEMENT IMPAIRED 1-RELATED 1-like; the protein is MEENKSKQGYEEQNGEKSNQGSEEQKRFLRGVESISKALSLDGSSSKDSSSTPRTRFKSIRKAPLPDPKSSPEASKNDNLRKEKKSIWDSLKALSLSRNRKFECRFSLQVHLIEGLPPSFNDASICVYWKRKRDVMVTHPAKVILGAAEFEQMLTYTCTISGSKSRPQNSAKYEPKHSSLYASMVGAAELDLGKHRVDLTRFLPLTLEELSEEKSSGKWSTSFRLSGAAKGAVMNVSFGYVVVGSHGTIGNQDSPNELGLGQNDSPSAMQLDKAHGLTKTDLLRTGSLPIFSPDYSSQNAEEVMDLHEVMPLPKSASSGDIFHQSPDIEEICSPYRPKDYEENINKPDSPDIENENPKNHQDIEEKTSPHACSKPEYLVFQVNVETVKPEDFPSTNSRDEKHEGCESNGYSVVDKAIEFFSSYERVNLEQSSMKAVVKKHTFNSTNTLDSVAEQGSSQDTVKHDTQEKALVCEFYHQDDLCTQKLPLQEADSALDSVKDLEVVAQVSGQEENPEEWEGDGFSAVDRGIECSSDEHVKLEVCTAKALVDDHKFDSTSILETAVKHDSEDEVNDGAEEKAIVHEFSHKELLLQEIESALISVKDSPMIMEAKTEYKKRNTYSLDDVTGSFLSMLGIDDSPMKLSPKSGLESPRERLVTQFEMDSRSEDFSSFDVDKGSNNEIDDAHETSIGSEPLNFSNCIKSSSFSEDLHAGHLVQLQHMSEEKAQALEEMETEALTCELGLNEKAFQYSPPKNYASYESPIHALPEEPLRLPPLAEGLGHCLQTSNGGFLRSMSPSLFKNSRSSGRLVMQISHPVVVPAEMGSGMMEIVQCLALMGIEKLSMLAKKLMPLEDITGKTIQQIAWEAMTIKGKERQCHLQHNLVTQEDTTCVLRGLKGTSSGSVGNQTGSEFVAFEALAPLAMDKIEALAMEGLRIQSGMEETDAPSNITAQSFGDISALHAKGNNSNESDEAVALGLIETKDSSVVDGIMSLSLSLDEWMRLDSGEIDDIDNINEHTSKILAAHHVNSLDLIHRISNIKRKRGNEPERKHGLLGNNFTVALMVQLRDPLRYFESVGTPMLALIQVKREFFPPKPRNLSEVGNTDEEEDDDCKTIGKVETEKPSEGEGIPQFRITEVHVAGLKTEPAYKKKDWRSWGTSRHQKSGSRWLLANGMGKCEKNPFLKSKPVSTCNAPLTSKVQPTDILWSISYRMYGTGDKRVDLTALNSPIRNPNIIIRNETRRPR